One window of Medicago truncatula cultivar Jemalong A17 chromosome 2, MtrunA17r5.0-ANR, whole genome shotgun sequence genomic DNA carries:
- the LOC11421481 gene encoding uncharacterized protein, with product MATTKTNHHVLQLILSCRKITAQVTNPTTSSIIAMASSSEQEFLSHNRSVLNRFPRSHRFWDAKIASRVGEKLAFRLKDIGITGVQIDANEELSHPLHYRTMVSPLFRSVQRVCVHVFGADNLPSI from the coding sequence ATGGCAACAACCAAAACCAACCACCACGTACTCCAACTAATCCTCTCCTGCCGCAAAATCACCGCCCAAGTAACAAACCCCACAACCTCATCCATCATCGCCATGGCTTCCTCTTCCGAACAAGAGTTTCTCTCTCACAACCGCTCCGTCCTCAATCGCTTCCCTAGATCACACCGTTTCTGGGACGCCAAAATCGCTTCTCGTGTTGGTGAGAAACTCGCTTTCCGTCTCAAAGATATCGGTATCACCGGCGTTCAAATCGATGCTAATGAAGAGTTATCTCATCCGTTACATTATCGTACGATGGTTTCTCCTTTGTTCCGTTCTGTTCAACGTGTTTGTGTTCATGTTTTCGGTGCTGATAATTTACCTTCCAtttga
- the LOC11435246 gene encoding protein FAR1-RELATED SEQUENCE 5 has protein sequence MMDHQSGQGFDSDGSDFDVLAEISEKHEKVEDEFTNSLELCTGEDKEFVEQPVADSDTLEPFIGMQFNSREEARGFYDGYGRRIGFTVRIHHNRRSRVNNELIGQDFVCSKEGFRAKKYVHRKDRVLPPPPATREGCQAMIRLALRDEGKWVVTKFVKEHTHKLMSPGEVPWRGSGKHLVSEDEKDRRIRELSLELHNERQKYKRRCAAYEEQLNTILNDLEKHTEHISKKVADVVQNIREIEEEKSDSDGR, from the exons ATGATGGATCACCAATCTGGCCAGGGATTTGATTCGGATGGCAGTGACTTTGATGTGTTAGCAGAAATCAGTGAGAAACATGAGAAAGTAGAAGACGAATTTACAAACAGTTTAGAATTATGTACAGGTGAAGATAAAGAGTTTGTCGAACAACCTGTAGCAGATTCGGACACATTAGAACCATTCATAGGCATGCAGTTTAACTCAAGGGAGGAAGCCAGAGGATTCTACGATGGCTATGGTAGGAGGATAGGATTTACAGTACGGATACACCATAACCGCCGTTCGCGAGTAAATAACGAGCTTATTGGTCAAGATTTTGTTTGCTCAAAAGAAGGTTTTCGTGCAAAAAAGTATGTGCACAGAAAAGATAGAGTGCTCCCTCCTCCACCGGCCACCCGAGAAGGTTGTCAAGCCATGATAAGGTTGGCTTTACGGGATGAAGGGAAGTGGGTTGTCACCAAATTTGTGAAGGAACATACACATAAACTGATGAGTCCTGGTGAAGTTCCGTGGCGAGGATCCGGGAAGCACTTGGTTAGTGAG GATGAGAAAGATAGGAGAATCCGTGAGCTATCACTTGAGTTGCACAACGAAAGGCAAAAGTACAAAAGACGTTGTGCAGCGTATGAAGAACAGTTAAATACGATTCTGAACGATTTGGAAAAGCACACAGAACACATCTCTAAAAAGGTTGCTGATGTAGTCCAAAATATAAGAGAGATTGAGGAAGAAAAATCAGATTCAGATGGCAGGTAA
- the LOC11435247 gene encoding calmodulin-like protein 7, with product MPTILLRIFLLYNVVNSFLISLVPKKLITFFPHSWFTHQTLTTPSSTSKRGLVFTKTITMDPNELKRVFQMFDRNDDGRITKKELNDSLENLGIFIPDKELSQMIEKIDVNRDGCVDIEEFRELYESIMSERDEEEEEDMREAFNVFDQNGDGFISVDELRSVLVSLGLKQGRTVEDCKKMIGTVDVDGNGLVDYKEFKQMMKGGGFTALS from the coding sequence ATGCCAACTATTTTGCTTAGAATTTTCCTTTTATACAACGTTGTCAATTCATTTCTCATTAGTCTTGTTCCTAAGAAACTTATAaccttcttccctcattcttgGTTCACTCATCAAACCTTAACCACACCTTCTTCCACATCAAAAAGAGGTCTTGTTTTTACCAAGACAATAACAATGGATCCAAATGAGCTCAAACGTGTTTTCCAAATGTTTGACCGCAACGACGATGGCCGTATAACAAAGAAAGAGTTGAATGATTCCTTGGAGAATTTAGGAATCTTCATCCCTGACAAAGAGCTGAGTCAAATGATCGAGAAGATTGATGTGAACCGAGATGGGTGTGTGGACATAGAGGAATTTAGAGAGTTGTATGAGTCAATTATGAGTGAACGTGatgaagaggaggaagaagataTGAGGGAAGCATTCAACGTGTTTGATCAGAATGGTGATGGATTCATTAGCGTTGATGAGTTGAGATCGGTTTTGGTTTCGTTGGGATTGAAACAAGGAAGAACAGTTGAAGATTGTAAGAAGATGATAGGAACTGTTgatgttgatggaaatggtTTGGTTGATTATAAGGAGTTTAAGCAAATGATGAAGGGTGGTGGATTCACTGCTCTCAGTTAG